A section of the Streptomyces sp. NBC_01363 genome encodes:
- the prfA gene encoding peptide chain release factor 1 — MFEAVEELIGEQTDLEKKLADPAVHADQANARKLNKRYAELTPIVATYRSWKQTGDDIGTAREFAADDPDFAAEVKELEKQREELTEKLRLLLVPRDPSDDKDVLLEIKAGAGGDESALFAGDLLRMYLRYAERVGWKTEIIDSTESELGGYKDVQVAVKTKGGNGATEPGQGVWARLKYEGGVHRVQRVPSTESQGRIHTSAAGVLVTPEAEEVDVEIHANDLRIDVYRSSGPGGQSVNTTDSAVRITHLPTGVVASCQNEKSQLQNKEQAMRILRSRLLAAAQEAAEQEASDVRRSQVRTVDRSEKIRTYNFPENRISDHRVGFKAYNLDQVLDGDLDSVIQACVDADSAAKLAAA, encoded by the coding sequence ATGTTCGAGGCGGTCGAGGAACTGATCGGCGAACAGACCGATCTGGAGAAGAAGCTCGCTGACCCGGCGGTCCACGCCGACCAGGCCAACGCGCGCAAGCTCAACAAGCGCTACGCCGAGCTGACCCCGATCGTCGCGACGTACCGCTCCTGGAAGCAGACCGGGGACGACATCGGGACGGCCCGCGAGTTCGCCGCCGACGACCCCGACTTCGCCGCCGAGGTCAAGGAGCTGGAGAAGCAGCGCGAAGAGCTCACCGAGAAGCTCCGCCTGCTCCTGGTCCCGCGCGACCCCAGCGACGACAAGGACGTGCTCCTGGAGATCAAGGCGGGTGCGGGCGGCGACGAATCCGCCCTGTTCGCCGGCGATCTGCTGCGCATGTATCTGCGCTACGCCGAGCGCGTCGGCTGGAAGACCGAGATCATCGACTCCACCGAGTCCGAGCTCGGCGGCTACAAGGACGTCCAGGTCGCCGTGAAGACCAAGGGCGGCAACGGCGCCACCGAGCCCGGCCAGGGCGTGTGGGCCCGGCTGAAGTACGAGGGCGGGGTGCACCGCGTGCAGCGGGTGCCGTCCACCGAGTCGCAGGGCCGCATCCACACCTCCGCCGCCGGTGTGCTCGTCACGCCCGAGGCCGAGGAGGTCGACGTCGAGATCCACGCCAACGACCTCCGTATCGACGTCTACCGCTCCTCGGGTCCCGGCGGCCAGTCCGTCAACACCACGGACTCGGCGGTCCGCATCACCCATCTGCCGACCGGCGTCGTCGCGTCCTGCCAGAACGAGAAGAGCCAGCTCCAGAACAAGGAGCAGGCCATGCGCATCCTGCGTTCGCGACTGCTCGCCGCCGCCCAGGAGGCCGCCGAGCAGGAGGCCTCGGACGTACGGCGCAGCCAGGTGCGCACGGTCGACCGTTCCGAGAAGATCCGTACGTACAACTTCCCGGAAAACCGGATCTCGGACCACCGCGTCGGCTTCAAGGCGTACAACTTGGACCAGGTGCTCGACGGCGACCTGGATTCCGTGATCCAGGCGTGCGTCGACGCCGACTCCGCCGCCAAGCTCGCCGCCGCGTAA
- the prmC gene encoding peptide chain release factor N(5)-glutamine methyltransferase, producing MNLLLAEVAQATQRLADAGVPSPRFDAEELAAFVHGVKRGELHRVPDADFDARYWEAIARREAREPLQHITGRAFFRYLELQVGPGVFVPRPETESVVGWAIDAVRAMDVVEPVVVDLCSGSGAIALAMAQEVPRSRVHAVELSDDAIEWTRKNADGSRVTVHQGDALTALPELDGQVDLVISNPPYIPLTEWEYVAPEARDHDPEMALFSGEDGLDTIRGIERTAHRLLRPGGLVVIEHADTQGGQVPWIFTEERGWADAADHPDLNNRPRFATARKAMP from the coding sequence ATGAACCTGCTGCTCGCCGAGGTGGCCCAGGCCACCCAGCGGCTGGCCGACGCCGGTGTGCCCTCGCCGCGATTCGACGCGGAGGAACTCGCCGCGTTCGTGCACGGCGTCAAGCGGGGCGAGCTGCACCGGGTGCCGGACGCGGACTTCGACGCCCGCTACTGGGAGGCCATCGCCCGCCGCGAGGCCCGCGAGCCGCTCCAGCACATCACCGGCCGCGCCTTCTTCCGCTACCTGGAGCTCCAGGTCGGACCCGGTGTCTTCGTCCCCCGCCCTGAGACCGAATCGGTCGTCGGCTGGGCGATAGACGCCGTGCGCGCGATGGATGTCGTCGAGCCGGTCGTCGTCGACCTGTGCAGCGGATCGGGCGCCATCGCCCTGGCCATGGCCCAGGAGGTGCCGCGCTCGCGCGTGCACGCGGTCGAGCTCTCCGACGACGCCATCGAGTGGACCCGCAAGAACGCCGACGGATCCAGGGTCACCGTCCACCAGGGAGACGCGCTGACCGCCCTCCCCGAGCTGGACGGCCAGGTCGACCTCGTCATCTCCAACCCGCCGTACATCCCGCTCACCGAATGGGAGTACGTGGCACCCGAGGCCCGCGACCACGATCCGGAGATGGCCCTCTTCTCCGGGGAGGACGGCCTCGACACCATCCGCGGCATCGAACGCACCGCACACCGCCTGCTGCGCCCCGGCGGCCTCGTCGTCATCGAGCACGCCGACACCCAGGGCGGCCAGGTGCCGTGGATCTTCACCGAGGAGCGCGGCTGGGCGGACGCGGCCGACCACCCGGACCTGAACAACCGGCCGCGGTTCGCCACGGCCCGCAAGGCCATGCCGTGA
- a CDS encoding L-threonylcarbamoyladenylate synthase yields MARRYDCNDATDRTTGLREAASAVRRGELVVLPTDTVYGLGADAFSSEGVADLLDAKGRGRNMPTPVLIGSPNTLHGLVTDFSEQAWELVDAFWPGALTLVAKHQPSLQWDLGDTRGTVAIRMPLHPVAIELLTEVGPMAVSSANLTGHPAPEDCDAAQEMLGDSVSVYLDGGPTPGIVPSSIVDVTGKVPLLLRAGALSVEELRKVVPDLEVAN; encoded by the coding sequence ATGGCACGGCGATACGACTGCAACGACGCGACCGACCGCACGACGGGTCTGCGTGAGGCCGCGTCGGCCGTCCGCCGCGGCGAACTGGTCGTGCTGCCCACCGACACCGTGTACGGCCTCGGTGCGGACGCCTTCAGTTCCGAGGGCGTCGCCGATCTGCTGGACGCCAAGGGCCGCGGCCGCAACATGCCGACCCCCGTCCTGATCGGCTCCCCGAACACCCTGCACGGCCTGGTCACCGACTTCTCCGAGCAGGCCTGGGAGCTCGTCGACGCCTTCTGGCCCGGCGCCCTCACGCTCGTCGCCAAGCACCAGCCGTCGCTCCAGTGGGACCTCGGGGACACCCGCGGCACCGTCGCCATCCGGATGCCGCTGCACCCGGTCGCCATCGAGCTGCTCACGGAGGTCGGCCCGATGGCCGTCTCCAGCGCCAACCTCACCGGCCACCCGGCCCCCGAGGACTGCGACGCCGCCCAGGAGATGCTCGGCGACTCCGTCTCCGTCTACCTGGACGGCGGCCCGACGCCCGGCATCGTGCCCTCGTCGATCGTCGACGTGACCGGCAAGGTCCCCCTGCTGCTGCGCGCCGGTGCGCTCTCCGTGGAGGAGCTCCGCAAGGTGGTACCCGACCTCGAGGTGGCCAATTGA
- a CDS encoding protein-tyrosine-phosphatase gives MTAPEGRGIAGRADSFRILHVSTGNVCRSPITERLTRHALVDRLGDPLSGGLIVESAGTWGHEGAPMEANAETVLADFGADTTGFVGRELLDEHVIRADLVLTATRDHRAQVISMGHSAGLRTFTLKEFTRLVRAIDPATLPDPRDEGVVERARALVRAAAALRGWLLAPTAEADEVFDPYGAPITFFRSIGDEINQALDPVVTALTGVPAPH, from the coding sequence TTGACCGCCCCTGAGGGGCGTGGCATAGCGGGGCGGGCCGACTCTTTCCGCATCCTCCACGTCAGCACCGGCAACGTCTGCCGCTCACCGATCACCGAGCGGCTGACCCGCCATGCCCTGGTGGACCGCCTCGGCGATCCGCTCAGCGGCGGACTGATCGTGGAGAGCGCGGGCACCTGGGGCCACGAAGGCGCCCCCATGGAGGCCAACGCCGAGACCGTCCTCGCCGACTTCGGTGCCGACACCACCGGCTTCGTCGGCCGGGAACTGCTCGACGAGCACGTGATCCGCGCCGACCTGGTGCTCACGGCCACCCGCGACCACCGCGCGCAGGTGATCTCGATGGGGCACTCGGCCGGCCTGCGGACGTTCACCCTCAAGGAATTCACCCGGCTGGTCCGGGCGATAGACCCCGCCACGCTGCCCGACCCGCGGGACGAGGGCGTCGTCGAGCGCGCCCGCGCCCTGGTCCGCGCCGCGGCCGCGCTGCGCGGCTGGCTGCTGGCCCCCACCGCCGAGGCGGACGAGGTGTTCGACCCGTACGGCGCCCCGATCACGTTCTTCCGTTCCATCGGCGACGAGATCAACCAGGCCCTCGACCCGGTCGTCACGGCCCTGACCGGCGTACCCGCACCGCACTGA
- the glyA gene encoding serine hydroxymethyltransferase: protein MPVTTPAAPPSAPGSALPQDFGALLREDPEIAAVLLGELHRQSSTLQLTAAENFTSPAVLAALGSPLANKYAEGYPGARHHGGCEQADAAERIACRRATSLFGAEHANVQAHSGSSAVLAAYAALLRPGDTVLAMGLPYGGHLTHGSPANFSGRWFEFVGYGVDSESGLIDYEQVRALARAHRPKAIVSGSISYPRHPDYELFREIADEVGAYLIADSAHPMGLIAGGAAPSPVPYADVVCATTHKVLRGPRGGMILCGAELAERIDRAVFPFTQGGAQMHTVAAKAVAFGEAATPAFTAYAHRVVAHARVLAAGLEAEGLEVTTGGTDTHLIVADPAPLGVDGRTARARLAAAGLVLDTCALPYGDARGIRLGTAAVTTQGMDDGDMARLAVLFGTAVREEDDIRAQVRELAEKYPPYPG from the coding sequence ATGCCGGTCACCACTCCAGCCGCACCGCCCTCCGCCCCCGGGTCCGCCCTGCCGCAGGACTTCGGCGCCCTGCTCCGGGAGGATCCGGAGATCGCCGCCGTGCTGCTGGGGGAGCTGCACCGCCAGTCCAGCACCCTGCAGCTGACCGCCGCCGAGAACTTCACCTCGCCCGCGGTCCTCGCCGCCCTCGGCTCACCCCTCGCGAACAAGTACGCCGAGGGCTACCCCGGTGCCCGTCACCACGGCGGCTGCGAGCAGGCCGACGCCGCCGAACGCATCGCCTGCCGCCGCGCCACCTCGCTCTTCGGCGCCGAACACGCCAACGTCCAGGCGCACTCCGGCTCCTCCGCGGTTCTCGCCGCGTACGCCGCCCTGCTCCGCCCCGGCGACACGGTGCTCGCGATGGGGCTCCCGTACGGGGGACATCTCACCCATGGTTCGCCCGCCAACTTCTCCGGCCGCTGGTTCGAGTTCGTCGGCTACGGGGTGGACTCCGAGAGCGGCCTGATCGACTACGAACAGGTGCGCGCCCTGGCCCGTGCCCACCGCCCCAAGGCGATCGTGAGCGGCTCCATCTCGTACCCCCGCCACCCCGACTACGAGCTGTTCCGGGAGATCGCCGACGAGGTGGGCGCGTATCTCATCGCCGATTCCGCGCACCCGATGGGGCTGATCGCCGGGGGAGCGGCGCCGAGCCCGGTGCCGTACGCCGACGTGGTCTGCGCGACCACGCACAAGGTGCTGCGCGGTCCGCGCGGCGGGATGATCCTGTGTGGTGCGGAGCTGGCGGAGCGGATCGACCGGGCGGTCTTCCCGTTCACCCAGGGCGGTGCGCAGATGCACACGGTCGCCGCGAAGGCCGTCGCGTTCGGGGAGGCGGCCACCCCGGCGTTCACGGCGTACGCGCACCGGGTGGTCGCCCACGCCCGGGTGCTGGCGGCGGGTCTGGAGGCGGAGGGCCTCGAGGTCACCACGGGCGGCACGGACACCCACCTGATCGTCGCGGACCCGGCCCCGCTGGGCGTCGACGGACGGACCGCCCGCGCCCGGCTGGCGGCGGCGGGCCTGGTGCTGGACACCTGCGCGCTGCCGTACGGGGACGCCCGGGGCATCCGGCTCGGTACCGCGGCCGTCACCACCCAGGGCATGGACGACGGCGACATGGCCCGGCTGGCGGTGCTCTTCGGGACGGCGGTGCGTGAGGAGGACGACATCCGCGCGCAGGTGCGGGAGCTGGCGGAGAAGTATCCGCCCTACCCGGGGTAG